In the Sebastes fasciatus isolate fSebFas1 chromosome 20, fSebFas1.pri, whole genome shotgun sequence genome, one interval contains:
- the LOC141758426 gene encoding uncharacterized protein LOC141758426 isoform X4 — MEQPPGNVDDLQPQDLSTSSVPSMINLTRKSEVLNSPSLDALRMVKSPGWYPNSGTGDPELPFSETGSSDATLQSGDPVQPDNAFSHTTVTLSYVSRSHVFSAHDSLSRPLYGVPPISKLSLHPPCDSDKGLGETAYALNQHYLEQVDGPMDLGYQTDLFQSLSQAQVGPESDGGVCLMQEPQEFNGGVISSNGDMDVKGAEEHVLSLGKCGGLENGQGDSCCSSGVCAESSPESLTPVTGEDEERGGSEVLFVMSKKPDPAAVLDSPAARDLCSLSREYISPLEDPVSPSATSLDNVEDVFILPQASSSPSGDNSYLEATDEVVWDSLTTEGAIQPGSGISDSTTRLDSTAENKQPVHRRKAVLEPLIDLTDDVCVSDVSENKPKTIIPHMNGNAKAPQRKKLPARSGRGMRLEAIVMNINSSRYKVSGCIRTNKKATASQTTAKLASPKRNATLSGGKRKSRAKAPLSVKTRRQKAMKRGKTNNMNTHRYKDSTSDSAINNTKKSNSSTPPKSPPSSVHKKSKKEPEDVTQPACSAQTSPVKSKRKPSSQSRPQNKNSKEPEHLSHPDLSVEIHMARCSPPPPPPPPPPPPSSSSSKSPKKSRGKGKATGSKTPAKTKGAATTKTKGAATAKTKGAATAKRRQRKHKWSLSSSMFAPKEPEIRLKYVNFKVEKRDIRLDSFSPFIRMERQQSSSSLCTVVNYPEEVRTQHKKGQQPHHCGFNSAVVPSTSCLQLGRASMHSQHQRALVCCLCGQAANAMDLGDLHGPYYPEGYQPSTKRPASMSHLKENGEEYSDSDSSSCSVRGRGRKGAVAPAAWPLRPGAPLKQKGLLESHRWTADGTGRPAAKRARFDGASADVEDWYSPPVLPLEPCEYWLHEDCGIWSTGVFLVKGKVYGLEEAVKVAQETMCSACRDLGATLGCFFKVCPNKYHYRCALESDCVLIEDNFSMKCKRHKNKTFKAPPGNRWDDS; from the exons ATGGAGCAGCCACCTGGGAACGTAGATGATCTCCAGCCTCAAGACCTGTCCACCTCCAGCGTCCCCTCTATGATCAACCTGACCAGGAAAAGCGAGGTCCTCAACAGCCCGTCCCTCGATGCCTTGCGGATGGTCAAGAGCCCCGGCTGGTACCCAAACTCTGGGACCGGGGACCCCGAATTACCCTTCTCAGAGACGGGCTCCTCAGACGCCACTCTCCAATCAGGGGATCCGGTTCAACCAGACAACGCCTTCTCCCACACTACAGTCACCCTGTCCTACGTGAGCAGGTCTCACGTCTTCTCTGCTCACGACTCCCTGTCTCGGCCTCTGTATGGTGTGCCACCTATTAGCAAGTTGTCCCTCCACCCTCCTTGTGACTCAGATAAAGGGCTCGGGGAGACCGCCTATGCACTGAACCAGCATTACTTGGAGCAGGTTGATGGGCCCATGGACCTCGGCTATCAGACGGACCTCTTTCAGTCATTGTCTCAGGCTCAGGTGGGACCAGAGAGTGATGGGGGAGTATGTCTAATGCAGGAGCCTCAGGAGTTCAATGGTGGAGTCATTTCCAGCAACGGGGATATGGATGTAAAAGGCGCAGAGGAACACGTCCTTTCTCTAGGAAAGTGTGGGGGTTTGGAAAATGGACAGGGTGATAGCTGTTGTAGTTCAGGAGTATGTGCTGAATCCTCACCGGAGTCACTCACCCCGGTCAcgggggaggatgaggagaggggcGGATCCGAGGTGCTCTTTGTCATGTCTAAGAAACCGGACCCAGCGGCCGTTCTGGACAGCCCGGCTGCTAGAGACCTGTGTTCACTAAGCAGGGAGTACATCAGTCCTCTGGAGGACCCCGTCTCCCCCTCCGCTACCTCACTGGACAATGTGGAAGATGTGTTCATCCTGCCTCAGGCCTCCAGCTCACCCAGCGGCGACAACTCGTATCTAGAGGCAACCGATGAGGTCGTGTGGGACAGCCTGACGACAGAGGGGGCCATTCAGCCGGGCTCTGGCATCAGCGATAGCACCACGAGGTTAGATTCAACCGCAGAAAATAAGCAGCCTGTCCACAGACGGAAGGCTGTGCTGGAGCCTCTGATCGACTTGACGGatgatgtttgtgtgtcagaTGTTTCAGAAAACAAACCCAAAACCATCATCCCTCACATGAACGGAAATGCTAAGGCACCACAGAGAAAGAAACTGCCAGCGCGATCCGGCAGAGGGATGCGGTTGGAGGCTATAGTTATGAACATAAATTCAAGTAGGTATAAAGTGTCGGGATGCATACGAACCAATAAGAAAGCAACAGCTTCCCAGACGACAGCTAAGTTAGCCAGTCCTAAGAGGAATGCCACCCTGTCgggaggaaaaaggaaaagcagagcGAAAGCGCCCCTCTCAGTGAAAACAAGGAGacaaaaagcaatgaaaaggGGTAAAACTAATAACATGAACACTCACCGTTACAAAGACTCTACCTCTGATTCTGCAATCAATAATACTAAAAAGTCTAATAGCAGCACACCTCCAAAAAGTCCTCCGTCTTCTGTGCACAAGAAGTCAAAGAAGGAGCCAGAGGATGTTACACAGCCTGCATGCTCGGCACAGACTAGCCCTGTGAAGTCAAAGAGGAAACCCTCATCACAGTCACGACCTCAGAACAAAAACTCAAAGGAGCCAGAGCATCTTTCTCACCCCGACCTCTCAGTGGAAATTCATATGGCAAGATGTTccccgccaccaccaccaccaccaccaccaccaccaccatcatcatcatcatcaaaatctCCAAAGAAAAGCCGAGGAAAAGGCAAGGCTACAGGTAGCAAAACACCTGCCAAGACGAAGGGAGCTGCTACCACCAAGACGAAGGGGGCTGCTACCGCCAAGACGAAGGGGGCTGCTACCGCCAAGAGGAGGCAAAGGAAACACAAATGGAGCCTGTCCTCCTCCATGTTCGCCCCCAAGGAGCCCGAGATCAGGTTGAAGTACGTCAACTTCAAGGTGGAGAAAAGGGACATTAGGTTAGACAGTTTCTCTCCGTTCATCCGCATGGAACGACAGCAGTCCTCGTCATCACTGTGTACTGTAGTCAACTACCCCGAGGAGGTGAGGACGCAACACAAGAAGGGCCAGCAGCCTCACCACTGTGGCTTCAATTCTGCAGTTGTACCCAGCACTTCCTGTCTGCAGCTGGGCCGGGCGTCCATGCACAGCCAGCACCAGCGAGCTCTCGTCTGCTGCCTGTGTGGACAGGCGGCCAACGCCATGGACTTGGGGGACCTCCACGGTCCCTATTACCCCGAAGGGTACCAGCCGAGCACCAAAAGACCAGCCAGCATGTCGCATCTCAAAGAGAACGGGGAGGAATACAGCGACTCTGACTCTTCGTCCTGCAGTGTCAGAGGCAGGGGGAGGAAGGGTGCCGTTGCACCCGCAGCGTGGCCCCTCAGGCCAGGAGCTCCGCTGAAGCAGAAGGGCCTCCTGGAGAGCCACCGGTGGACAGCTGACGGTACTGGCCGCCCTGCAGCTAAGCGGGCTCGGTTTGACGGCGCCTCTGCTGATGTGGAGGACTGGTACAGCCCCCCCGTGCTGCCTCTGGAGCCCTGTGAATACTGGCTCCACGAAGACTGCGGCATCTGGTCCACCGGCGTGTTCCTCGTGAAGGGCAAAGTCTACGGACTGGAGGAGGCTGTCAAGGTGGCCCAGGAGACG ATGTGTTCGGCGTGCAGAGACCTGGGAGCTACACTGGGCTGCTTCTTCAAAGTCTGTCCCAACAAGTACCACTACAGGTGTGCTCTGGAGTCAG ACTGTGTACTCATCGAAGACAATTTTTCCATGAAGTGTAAAAGGCACAAG AACAAGACATTCAAAGCCCCTCCAGGGAACCGATGGGATGACAGTTGA